A genomic stretch from Mycobacterium malmoense includes:
- a CDS encoding ABC transporter ATP-binding protein: protein MGVALEVERLSFAYGKGGPRLAEVSLTVPDGRMCCLLGPNGAGKTTLLRCLLGLLTPRSGTVRLAGRPIGQLSRRQLARRIAYVPQSSSTPFPFSTLDIAVTGRTPHLRASASPSAADRRAAAAVLDELGIGALADRPFSVLSSGERRLALIARAMVQDAPVLVLDEPTAALDFGNEARILQLVTGLTRAGRTVLMTTHQPWHALLCDDQAVLMRDGRIVVDGPAPDVVTAQRLSELYGVPVRVLTAVDPSTGRPVYACAPIVGAPTAERAASSTPA from the coding sequence GTGGGCGTAGCGCTCGAGGTCGAACGGTTGTCGTTCGCGTACGGCAAGGGCGGCCCCCGCCTGGCGGAGGTGTCGTTGACGGTTCCCGACGGTCGGATGTGCTGCCTGCTGGGGCCCAACGGCGCCGGCAAGACCACGCTGCTGCGCTGCCTGCTCGGGCTGCTGACGCCGCGATCGGGCACGGTGCGGCTGGCCGGTCGGCCGATCGGCCAGCTGTCCCGCCGCCAACTGGCCCGCCGGATCGCCTACGTCCCGCAAAGCAGCAGCACCCCCTTCCCGTTTTCCACCCTCGACATCGCGGTGACCGGGCGCACCCCGCACCTGCGGGCGTCGGCCTCCCCGTCGGCGGCGGATCGGCGCGCGGCGGCCGCGGTGCTCGACGAGCTGGGCATCGGCGCGCTGGCCGACCGGCCGTTCTCGGTGCTGTCCTCAGGCGAACGCCGGCTGGCGTTGATCGCGCGCGCGATGGTCCAGGACGCGCCGGTGCTGGTGCTCGACGAGCCGACGGCGGCCCTTGATTTCGGCAACGAGGCCCGCATCCTGCAACTGGTTACCGGGCTGACCCGGGCGGGGCGCACGGTGCTGATGACCACACACCAGCCCTGGCATGCGCTGCTGTGCGACGACCAGGCGGTGCTGATGCGCGACGGGCGGATCGTCGTCGACGGACCCGCGCCAGACGTCGTCACCGCGCAGCGGCTCAGCGAGCTCTACGGGGTGCCGGTTCGGGTGCTCACCGCCGTCGACCCGTCCACCGGGCGCCCGGTCTACGCCTGTGCGCCCATCGTCGGCGCACCGACTGCGGAACGGGCCGCGAGCTCAACACCGGCTTGA
- a CDS encoding GTP-binding protein: MPSQSSDLLPVTVLSGFLGAGKTTLLNHVLANREGRRVAVIVNDMSEVNIDAALVAGTGHLDRTEEKLVELTNGCICCTLREDLIESVARLASAGRFDYLLIESTGISEPMPVAASFSWEFDNGFSLGRVARLDTMVTVVDASTFLREMARGEALASRDLAAGDGDVRTIADLLVDQVEFADVILLNKTDLVGEETCARVAAVLRRLNPSAKIVPTDHGRVALSEVLDTGLFDPDLAAQSPGWDREITDGHAPETEEYGISSLTFRARRPLHPRRLHAALGQLQGVLRSKGFCWIASRPDIAAIWSQAGPNLVIEPAQYWSTADFRPGQEIVFIGVKLDRDRVLGLMEAALLTDTELAEGPRRWVGYPDPLPPWDTVHAH, from the coding sequence ATGCCCTCACAGAGTTCCGATCTGCTTCCCGTCACCGTGCTGTCCGGATTCCTGGGAGCCGGGAAAACCACCCTGCTCAACCACGTGCTGGCCAACCGGGAGGGCCGACGGGTCGCGGTGATCGTCAACGACATGAGCGAGGTGAACATCGACGCGGCCCTGGTCGCGGGGACGGGCCATCTGGACCGCACCGAAGAGAAGCTCGTCGAGCTGACCAACGGCTGCATTTGCTGCACCCTGCGCGAGGATCTCATCGAGTCGGTGGCCCGCCTGGCATCGGCCGGCCGTTTCGATTACCTCCTGATCGAGTCGACGGGGATCTCGGAACCCATGCCGGTCGCCGCGAGCTTCAGCTGGGAATTCGACAACGGGTTCAGCCTCGGCCGGGTCGCGCGCCTGGACACCATGGTGACCGTCGTCGACGCGTCGACGTTTCTGCGCGAGATGGCTCGCGGTGAGGCGCTGGCGTCGCGCGACCTCGCCGCCGGCGACGGCGACGTCCGCACCATCGCCGACCTGCTCGTGGACCAGGTGGAATTCGCCGACGTCATTCTGCTCAACAAGACCGACCTGGTCGGTGAGGAAACCTGCGCGAGGGTGGCCGCGGTGCTGCGGCGCCTGAATCCGTCGGCGAAGATCGTGCCCACCGATCACGGCCGGGTGGCGCTGTCGGAGGTGCTCGACACCGGCCTGTTCGATCCCGATCTCGCCGCGCAGTCACCGGGCTGGGACCGGGAGATCACCGACGGGCACGCGCCCGAGACCGAGGAGTACGGCATCAGCAGCCTGACGTTCCGCGCGCGGCGACCCCTGCACCCGCGGCGCCTGCACGCGGCGCTCGGCCAGCTGCAAGGCGTGTTGCGCAGCAAGGGTTTCTGCTGGATCGCCAGCCGGCCCGACATCGCGGCGATCTGGTCTCAAGCCGGACCCAACCTGGTGATCGAACCGGCGCAATACTGGTCGACCGCCGACTTCCGTCCCGGCCAGGAAATCGTGTTCATCGGGGTCAAACTCGACCGCGACCGGGTGCTGGGCCTCATGGAGGCGGCGCTGCTCACCGACACCGAACTGGCCGAAGGCCCGCGGCGGTGGGTCGGCTACCCCGATCCGCTGCCACCCTGGGACACCGTGCACGCCCACTGA
- a CDS encoding diflavin oxidoreductase — MSVEPDFSLIVGYGSDMGNAEDAAMSFAEAVEQAIGIKAGAVELNQVEPAQLRSATHLVVVVSTFGDGEFPDNATLFWEAISAEDAERLDPLRFAVLALGDSGYELFCNAGRLLDARLEALGATRLAERVDVDGPYEQPAAAWTTDVVKLLAAEHTNTVPTVAVSAAVSARETPSPEPAEQSGRDRNPPFEARVAVNRLLTAPESDKEVRHYELDLTGSGIAYQAGDSIAVHATNDPALVEAILTELGVGPDHVLPDHDEPLGALLTQRLEIRAPSRALQALVASRTHDDPAAAARLSGDAAQANGALGSWLYDKDVLDLIRLSELTSDDVVEVVDTLRPLQFRDYSIASSPLVHPDRVHLTVATVRYTAGERRHGGVASTFLADRCETARVHLRPNHSFRLPAADAPIIMIGPGTGIAPFRGFLQERQATRATGRSWLFFGDRRRATDFLYRDELDGFLKSGTLTRLDVAFSRDCADGGPKCYVQHSMWENSAELFGWLEDGAHVYVCGDAERMAKDVDATLRHIVSRRGGMDTAAAHAYVNELIKNHRYVRDVY, encoded by the coding sequence GTGTCCGTCGAACCCGACTTCTCGCTGATCGTCGGCTACGGCAGCGACATGGGCAATGCCGAAGACGCCGCGATGTCGTTTGCCGAGGCGGTCGAACAAGCCATCGGCATCAAAGCCGGCGCGGTCGAACTCAACCAGGTCGAACCCGCCCAGCTGCGGTCGGCGACCCACCTCGTCGTGGTCGTCTCGACGTTCGGTGACGGTGAGTTTCCCGATAACGCCACATTGTTTTGGGAAGCGATCAGCGCCGAGGACGCCGAGCGGCTCGATCCTCTGAGGTTTGCGGTGCTCGCCCTCGGCGACAGCGGCTACGAACTCTTCTGCAACGCAGGCCGACTCCTCGACGCGCGACTCGAAGCCCTGGGTGCCACTCGACTGGCGGAACGCGTCGACGTCGACGGCCCCTATGAGCAACCGGCTGCGGCGTGGACGACCGACGTCGTGAAGCTGTTGGCCGCTGAGCACACCAATACCGTTCCGACAGTTGCTGTTTCCGCTGCCGTTTCCGCGCGCGAGACACCCTCGCCGGAACCTGCAGAGCAATCGGGCCGAGATCGCAACCCTCCCTTCGAGGCCCGGGTGGCGGTCAACCGGCTGCTGACGGCCCCGGAGTCCGACAAGGAGGTTCGCCACTACGAGTTGGACCTCACGGGCTCGGGAATCGCTTATCAGGCAGGCGATTCGATCGCCGTGCACGCCACCAATGACCCCGCCCTGGTCGAGGCGATACTGACCGAGCTCGGCGTCGGCCCCGATCACGTTCTGCCCGATCACGACGAGCCGCTTGGCGCCCTGCTTACCCAGCGCCTGGAGATACGGGCACCGTCGCGAGCGCTGCAGGCGTTGGTCGCCTCGCGAACCCACGACGATCCCGCCGCGGCGGCCCGGCTCAGCGGTGACGCCGCTCAGGCCAATGGGGCCCTGGGTTCGTGGTTGTACGACAAGGACGTCCTCGACCTGATCAGGCTGAGCGAGCTGACCTCGGATGACGTTGTCGAGGTCGTCGACACCTTGCGTCCGCTTCAGTTCCGCGACTACTCGATCGCGTCGAGCCCACTGGTACACCCCGACCGCGTGCACCTGACGGTCGCGACGGTGCGCTACACCGCCGGGGAACGCCGCCACGGCGGCGTGGCCTCGACATTCCTGGCGGATCGCTGCGAGACCGCGCGGGTACACCTGCGACCGAACCATTCCTTCCGCCTACCCGCCGCCGACGCGCCGATCATCATGATCGGCCCGGGGACCGGCATCGCGCCGTTCCGCGGCTTCCTGCAGGAACGCCAGGCCACCCGCGCGACGGGACGATCATGGCTGTTTTTCGGGGACCGGCGGCGGGCCACCGACTTCCTCTACCGCGACGAGCTCGACGGCTTTCTCAAGTCGGGCACCCTCACCCGACTTGACGTGGCGTTCTCCCGCGACTGCGCCGACGGCGGCCCGAAATGCTATGTGCAGCATAGCATGTGGGAGAACTCGGCGGAACTCTTCGGCTGGCTCGAGGACGGCGCGCACGTGTACGTATGTGGCGACGCCGAGCGGATGGCCAAGGACGTCGATGCGACGTTGCGCCACATCGTGTCCCGCCGCGGCGGCATGGATACCGCGGCCGCCCATGCCTACGTCAACGAGCTCATCAAAAATCACCGTTACGTGCGCGACGTCTACTAA
- a CDS encoding ABC transporter substrate-binding protein: MRRFTTVLAAVLAAACLAGCSGSGAEATGNGSPTITITDMLGRNVKVPKGIHRVLALHPIPTTLLELLAPQQIVSVDTVFARSLRPDDARFTPEQMSSLKSLPVTGVYFKGFDAEQLVKLRPDVVITMTGDTNIDREETQTGIPFFAVSKAPTASYETTIRLIGQIVGRADRADRMAGFWAHTIASVEAKAAAVAAGRRPKVLYTGKNGDILGIPGKDTVFGSTIATAGGSYVGDALPAGHARAENNPVSIEQVVAWDPDVVIVASAATKAKIMNDPRWQTIRAVRDGRVYVPPRYGGLDGLQAVLGMAWTQGVLLDNDDATARAAVATTMQDYYTLFYGHPLTSTQIDQLAS, from the coding sequence ATGAGGCGCTTCACAACGGTGCTCGCGGCCGTCCTCGCCGCGGCGTGCCTGGCCGGGTGTTCGGGTTCCGGCGCCGAGGCCACCGGAAACGGTTCGCCGACGATCACCATCACCGACATGTTGGGCCGTAACGTGAAGGTGCCCAAGGGCATTCACCGCGTGCTGGCATTGCATCCGATCCCGACCACGCTGCTCGAGCTGCTGGCGCCCCAACAGATCGTCAGCGTCGACACCGTGTTCGCCCGGTCGCTCAGGCCGGACGACGCGCGGTTCACGCCGGAGCAGATGTCGTCGCTCAAGTCGTTGCCGGTCACCGGCGTCTACTTCAAGGGCTTCGATGCCGAGCAGTTGGTCAAGCTGCGGCCCGACGTCGTGATCACCATGACCGGTGACACCAACATCGACCGCGAGGAGACGCAAACGGGGATCCCCTTTTTCGCCGTGTCGAAGGCCCCCACGGCGAGCTATGAGACCACCATCCGCCTGATCGGCCAGATCGTCGGCCGGGCCGATCGGGCCGATCGGATGGCCGGATTCTGGGCTCACACCATCGCATCGGTCGAGGCCAAGGCCGCCGCCGTCGCGGCCGGACGACGCCCGAAGGTCCTGTACACCGGCAAGAACGGCGACATTCTGGGCATCCCGGGCAAGGACACCGTCTTCGGTTCCACGATCGCCACGGCGGGCGGCAGCTATGTCGGCGACGCGTTACCCGCCGGCCATGCGCGCGCCGAAAACAATCCGGTGAGCATCGAACAGGTCGTGGCATGGGACCCCGACGTCGTCATCGTGGCGTCGGCGGCCACCAAGGCCAAGATCATGAACGACCCGCGCTGGCAGACGATCAGGGCCGTGCGGGACGGCCGCGTCTACGTGCCACCGCGGTACGGCGGTCTGGACGGCCTGCAGGCCGTCCTCGGAATGGCATGGACGCAAGGGGTTTTGCTGGACAACGACGACGCCACGGCGCGGGCCGCCGTGGCGACCACCATGCAGGACTACTACACGCTGTTCTACGGTCACCCGCTGACCTCGACACAGATCGATCAGCTGGCCAGTTGA
- a CDS encoding LLM class flavin-dependent oxidoreductase, whose protein sequence is MRFGLSGTLGGLEAYGADAAVAQACRVEKLGFESVWFNEEHFHRPDSPRTRAVLSPIVLAAAVAAATTRLRLGFSVLLVPLHHPLRLAEEIATLDVLSGGRVNFGVSRANGDRYRIPFGYDERRDPDLEQCLDRIVGYWSGTPFVVDGVSYTLSPVPVQRPHPTIYVGAYSPQTLAWAAARGYPIIQHGIQSPTSLHRCLTTYTEHGGDLAGVPVGRFCYVGESDRQARKDAWPVVVRQAQRLRGIALRRKGGVVTTEEDLDPERFYRETAIVGGPETVAGRIAELRDRYGLTRVNLLSSFFGFLPAELLDGSLELFATEVMPRLAASPDDHDREAS, encoded by the coding sequence ATGCGGTTCGGACTTTCGGGAACCCTCGGCGGTCTGGAGGCGTATGGCGCCGACGCCGCCGTCGCGCAAGCCTGTCGCGTCGAGAAGCTGGGTTTCGAGTCCGTTTGGTTCAACGAGGAGCATTTCCATCGGCCGGACAGTCCGCGCACCCGGGCGGTGCTGTCGCCGATCGTGCTGGCCGCCGCCGTCGCCGCGGCGACAACCAGGCTGCGGCTTGGGTTTTCGGTGCTGCTGGTGCCGCTGCATCATCCGCTGCGGTTGGCCGAGGAGATCGCCACGCTCGACGTGCTGTCCGGCGGGCGGGTGAATTTCGGTGTGTCGCGGGCGAACGGCGACCGCTACCGCATCCCGTTCGGCTACGACGAGCGCCGCGACCCCGACCTGGAGCAATGCCTCGACCGGATCGTCGGCTACTGGTCGGGGACGCCGTTCGTCGTCGACGGCGTCTCGTACACGCTGTCGCCGGTCCCGGTGCAACGACCGCATCCGACGATCTACGTCGGCGCCTACAGCCCGCAGACGCTGGCGTGGGCCGCCGCGCGCGGCTATCCGATAATCCAGCACGGCATTCAGTCACCGACGTCGTTGCACCGCTGCCTGACCACCTACACCGAGCACGGCGGTGACCTCGCCGGGGTGCCGGTCGGACGGTTCTGCTACGTCGGCGAATCCGACCGCCAGGCGCGCAAGGACGCCTGGCCCGTCGTGGTCCGGCAGGCGCAGCGGCTGCGCGGGATCGCCCTTCGCCGCAAGGGGGGCGTCGTCACGACCGAAGAGGACCTCGACCCGGAGCGCTTTTATCGCGAGACCGCCATCGTCGGCGGACCCGAGACCGTCGCCGGCCGGATCGCCGAGCTTCGTGACCGCTACGGGCTCACCCGCGTCAACCTGTTGTCGTCGTTCTTCGGTTTCCTGCCAGCGGAATTGCTGGACGGATCGCTGGAGCTGTTCGCGACCGAAGTCATGCCCCGCCTCGCCGCCTCGCCGGACGACCACGACCGGGAAGCATCATGA
- a CDS encoding FecCD family ABC transporter permease, giving the protein MTAEELAPGPAAPAAAEVPATRGRPRWRRRGMGWRTALLTAFLLVTVAASLTVGRYPVGVGAVLHFTALDHVDQTVLTRIRLPRIWCGMLVGAGLAVSGAGYQTMFRNPLVSPAILGVSAGAGFGGALALLLGLPYWQLDAMAFVGGLAAAAFSMVVARAIGHDSIVLLVLAGVVVGSVFAALISVTEYLANPDDTLPAITFWLMGGLGRQQLGGLIAPTVVVAVSLVLLYTVRWPLTVLASGDEDARTLGVNTRRTWATVVVACTLITATTVSLAGVIGWVGLLVPHAARAIVGPAFGRIMLAAALLGAAFVVGVDDVARAATSVEIPLGILTSLIGAPFFLLVLAKVRRQWA; this is encoded by the coding sequence GTGACCGCCGAGGAATTGGCGCCCGGCCCGGCGGCGCCGGCGGCCGCGGAGGTGCCCGCGACCCGCGGACGGCCCCGATGGCGGCGCCGTGGAATGGGCTGGCGCACAGCCTTATTGACGGCATTCCTGCTGGTGACCGTGGCGGCGTCGCTGACGGTGGGGCGCTATCCGGTCGGGGTCGGCGCGGTGCTCCACTTCACCGCGCTCGATCACGTCGACCAAACGGTGCTGACCAGGATCCGATTGCCGCGGATCTGGTGCGGGATGTTGGTCGGCGCCGGGCTCGCCGTCTCCGGGGCCGGGTACCAGACGATGTTCCGCAATCCCCTGGTGTCCCCGGCCATTTTGGGTGTGTCGGCCGGCGCCGGGTTCGGCGGGGCGCTCGCCCTGCTGCTCGGCCTGCCGTACTGGCAACTCGACGCGATGGCGTTTGTCGGGGGGCTGGCGGCCGCGGCCTTCTCGATGGTCGTCGCGCGCGCCATCGGCCACGACTCGATCGTCCTGCTGGTGTTGGCGGGGGTCGTGGTCGGCAGCGTGTTCGCCGCGCTGATCTCGGTGACCGAATACCTGGCCAACCCCGACGACACCTTGCCGGCCATCACGTTCTGGCTGATGGGTGGGCTGGGCCGCCAGCAGTTGGGCGGGCTGATCGCGCCCACGGTCGTCGTCGCCGTTTCCCTGGTGCTGCTCTACACGGTGCGCTGGCCGCTGACGGTGCTGGCTTCCGGTGACGAGGACGCTCGCACCCTGGGCGTCAACACCCGCCGCACCTGGGCCACGGTCGTCGTCGCGTGCACCCTGATCACTGCCACCACCGTCAGCCTGGCCGGGGTCATCGGCTGGGTCGGCCTGTTGGTGCCGCACGCGGCACGGGCCATCGTCGGGCCCGCGTTCGGTCGGATCATGCTTGCCGCGGCGCTGCTCGGTGCGGCGTTCGTCGTGGGGGTCGACGATGTGGCCCGGGCGGCGACCTCCGTCGAGATCCCGCTGGGCATTCTCACCTCATTGATCGGGGCGCCGTTTTTCCTCCTGGTGCTGGCGAAGGTGCGGCGGCAGTGGGCGTAG
- a CDS encoding PPE family protein: MTAPVWMAFPPEVHSALLSSGPGPGSLLAAAEAWNSLGIEYAAVADELSALVVAVQSGAWEGPSAESYAAANAPYVAWLLRNSADSTVMATQHATAATAYTLALAAMPTLAELAANHTIHAVLLATNFFGINTIPIALNEADYVRMWIQAATTMSTYQVASTAAVAAAPQTTPAPQIVKSDAASNPTSNLESNIETYLYSQLVQFQTAENRFVDQLISQYLGYTHTGTLPTPKDPFTAQYPTVSNSQALASIEGYYNQYVLAGGQLTPGKPLAYDLGNALFFINYTFVDLLPGDIGEIAHGNIYQIFSLETAAIVFSFVSMRISNVLEIINVGLNSGLIASATVPVFATPVAGLSGLAGFAGLAGLAQQAAAMAPAVAVPAAIPPPLAIAHVVSAPAPPAAPAGVPVTSPVHAVTGPGAPPPPPVGAPPPIATGTESFGYMVGYTETEAQASAQAKTREPIYRSASSMPAAAAITRPASPPARRRRRRANVNQLGRRYEYLDLDQVLDDQSSEQLVASVAASDRGAGALGVAGADPRAEHPAGLSTLAGDTFGGGPTVPMVPGTWGDRNTTADDAEPNP, from the coding sequence ATGACGGCGCCGGTCTGGATGGCGTTTCCGCCCGAGGTGCATTCGGCGTTGTTGAGTAGCGGCCCGGGGCCGGGTTCGTTGCTGGCGGCCGCGGAGGCGTGGAACTCGCTGGGCATCGAATACGCCGCGGTGGCCGACGAACTCAGCGCGCTCGTCGTGGCGGTGCAAAGCGGGGCGTGGGAAGGCCCGAGCGCCGAATCGTATGCGGCCGCCAACGCGCCGTACGTGGCGTGGTTGTTGCGGAACAGCGCCGACAGCACCGTGATGGCCACCCAGCACGCGACCGCCGCGACGGCCTACACCTTGGCCCTGGCCGCCATGCCGACGCTGGCGGAGCTGGCCGCCAACCACACCATCCACGCGGTGCTGCTCGCGACGAATTTCTTCGGCATCAATACGATCCCGATCGCGCTCAACGAAGCCGACTATGTGCGGATGTGGATCCAGGCGGCCACCACGATGAGCACGTATCAGGTGGCTTCGACTGCGGCCGTGGCCGCGGCGCCGCAGACCACCCCGGCGCCGCAAATCGTGAAGTCCGACGCGGCGTCCAATCCGACGTCCAACTTGGAATCGAACATCGAGACGTACCTGTATTCACAGCTGGTGCAATTTCAAACGGCCGAGAACCGTTTCGTGGATCAACTCATCTCCCAATACCTGGGCTACACGCACACCGGGACCTTGCCGACGCCGAAGGATCCTTTCACGGCGCAATATCCGACTGTGAGTAATTCCCAGGCATTGGCGAGCATCGAAGGTTATTACAATCAATATGTGCTCGCCGGTGGGCAGCTGACACCGGGGAAGCCGCTGGCCTACGATCTGGGAAATGCTTTATTCTTCATCAACTACACGTTCGTCGACTTGCTGCCGGGAGATATCGGCGAGATTGCACATGGAAATATCTATCAGATATTTTCACTCGAGACCGCGGCCATCGTATTCTCATTCGTAAGTATGCGAATCAGCAACGTGCTCGAGATTATCAACGTGGGGCTTAATTCTGGGTTGATCGCGTCGGCTACGGTCCCTGTTTTCGCCACTCCCGTGGCCGGCCTCTCCGGCCTCGCCGGCTTCGCGGGCCTGGCCGGCCTCGCCCAGCAGGCCGCGGCGATGGCGCCGGCGGTGGCGGTGCCGGCGGCGATCCCGCCGCCCCTCGCCATCGCCCACGTCGTGAGCGCGCCCGCACCGCCCGCTGCTCCGGCGGGCGTCCCCGTCACCTCGCCGGTCCACGCGGTTACCGGCCCCGGCGCCCCGCCGCCGCCACCCGTCGGCGCTCCGCCGCCGATTGCCACGGGCACGGAAAGCTTCGGCTACATGGTGGGCTACACGGAAACGGAGGCTCAGGCGAGCGCGCAAGCCAAAACCCGCGAACCGATCTATCGCAGCGCCTCGAGCATGCCGGCCGCGGCGGCCATTACCCGGCCTGCCTCGCCGCCGGCGCGACGACGGCGCCGTCGAGCCAATGTCAACCAGCTTGGCCGCCGCTATGAGTACCTCGACCTAGACCAGGTCCTGGACGATCAGTCCAGCGAGCAACTGGTCGCCTCGGTGGCGGCCTCGGATCGGGGCGCGGGAGCCCTGGGGGTTGCCGGGGCTGACCCGAGAGCGGAACACCCGGCCGGGCTGAGCACCCTGGCCGGTGACACCTTCGGCGGTGGCCCGACCGTGCCGATGGTGCCGGGCACCTGGGGCGACCGAAATACCACCGCTGACGATGCCGAACCCAACCCGTAG
- a CDS encoding cytochrome P450 yields MLATFRLPTAETWSDPWPMYRALRDHDPVHHVAPRAEDGGNSPGYYVLSRHADVWSAACDTETFSSTLAAAVEHNGLKPAGSQGNPSQVLQDSSEHAEFRKLVSHGFAPRLGTMESTVREFVVERIERMRADGGGDIVADLFRPLPSVVVAEYLGIPEDDRVHFDGWAEAVAAVTLAEGGLANALRGVIGPLATMMSYFTELIRLRRLVPGDDTVSQLVTAGPGTQSMLAFIVAMIANGIDTTTGMLAGSVQLLHQRPDQRTLLVENPELIPGSIDEFLRLTSPVQAMSRTVTRDVTIRGTAIPEGRQVLLLYGSANRDERQYGPDAGDLDVRRQPRNVVSFSQGVNRCLGAAAARMQSRVVLTELLSRCPDFEVDEPGIVWANSSHVRRPVSVPFRIGS; encoded by the coding sequence GTGCTCGCCACGTTCCGATTGCCCACCGCCGAAACGTGGTCCGACCCGTGGCCGATGTATCGCGCGCTGCGCGACCACGACCCGGTGCACCACGTGGCGCCGCGGGCGGAGGACGGCGGGAACTCACCCGGCTACTACGTGTTGTCCCGGCACGCCGATGTCTGGTCGGCCGCCTGCGACACCGAAACCTTTTCCTCGACCCTGGCCGCGGCCGTCGAGCACAACGGCCTGAAACCCGCCGGTTCCCAAGGCAATCCCTCGCAGGTATTGCAGGACTCGTCGGAGCACGCCGAGTTCCGCAAACTGGTCTCACACGGTTTCGCGCCGCGGCTGGGGACCATGGAATCGACGGTCCGCGAGTTTGTGGTGGAGCGCATCGAGCGGATGCGCGCCGACGGCGGCGGCGACATCGTCGCCGACCTGTTCAGGCCGCTGCCGTCGGTGGTGGTCGCGGAGTACCTGGGCATCCCGGAGGATGACCGGGTCCACTTCGACGGCTGGGCGGAGGCCGTCGCCGCCGTCACCCTCGCCGAAGGCGGTCTGGCCAACGCGTTGCGGGGTGTCATCGGGCCGCTCGCGACGATGATGTCGTACTTCACCGAGCTGATCAGGCTGCGCCGACTCGTGCCCGGCGACGACACCGTCTCGCAGCTGGTGACGGCGGGGCCCGGCACGCAGTCGATGCTCGCGTTCATCGTCGCCATGATCGCCAACGGCATCGACACCACCACGGGCATGCTCGCCGGCTCCGTGCAACTGCTGCACCAGCGTCCCGATCAACGCACACTGTTGGTCGAGAACCCCGAGTTGATCCCCGGTTCCATCGACGAGTTCCTGCGGCTGACATCGCCGGTGCAGGCCATGAGCCGCACCGTCACCCGCGACGTCACGATCCGCGGAACCGCGATCCCGGAAGGTCGCCAGGTGCTGCTGCTGTACGGCTCCGCCAACCGCGACGAACGCCAATACGGCCCGGACGCCGGCGATTTGGACGTGCGGCGGCAGCCTCGCAACGTCGTGTCGTTCAGCCAGGGCGTGAACCGTTGCCTGGGCGCGGCCGCGGCCCGGATGCAGTCGCGGGTCGTCCTGACCGAATTGCTGTCCCGCTGCCCGGATTTCGAGGTCGACGAGCCCGGCATCGTCTGGGCCAACAGCAGCCACGTGCGACGACCCGTGTCGGTTCCCTTCCGGATCGGCTCGTGA